One Microtus pennsylvanicus isolate mMicPen1 chromosome 10, mMicPen1.hap1, whole genome shotgun sequence genomic window, AGccttaagctgaaataaaccctttcctccccaagctgtgtTTTATTatagtgttttagcacagcaataaaACGCAAACTAAGAGACAAAAGCAGTGCTGATCGATTTGCATCCTCAGAATAAAAGTGTGAGGAGGTTATTTAACTTCTGAAATTTGCCTTTTATCTCTTGGACACTTACTACCAGCATTTCCTGGTTCCTTGCTGAATGCGACCTTAACTTTTGCATTTGAAATCCATCATAGTCCTGAAATCACAGGGTTATGTTTGGACATTTAGAGTTTCTCCTTCTGGgtctaaatctttaaaaacttctCTTATTATAAAGTTAGGGAGTGTGGACATTTGAGGCTGTGGAATATGcccctccctttttttgttttgttttttcaacacagagtttctctgtgtaacagttctaactGTCCTAGAACCCTCTttgcagactcacagagatccacctgcctctgcctccctagtgctgggattaaaggtgtgcgccaccacccagctggaatATGCACATCTTTAGAGTTCTTGATAAAGATGGaccaactgttttgtttttttctttctttctttttaaaaaaaatgtacattgaTGTTTGACCTGCATGTAGAATCCGCTGGAACTTGAATTACACATGAGCTggcatgtgggtactgggaattgaacctgggtcctctggaagagcagccaatgctcttaaccaatgagccatctctccagccctccccccacAACTGCTTTCTAAAAGAATCTAGTTTGTTCTTCCTCCACAATCTATTAGTTCCTGTATCCGTGCCTCCTCTCCCTCACCAGGAAGTGGGGCTCATTCTCCATGGAGTGAGGAGCACATGAGAACCCAATTGAGTGCTGCACCCCAAGAGAGGAAGCCATTCTCTGCTCCGCTCTGTGCATAGCTCTGTGCTGTAGGAAAATGCCAGTTTCAGGAAGCAATGCAGGATGGGAGATGAAAACCTCCCAGGGGTTCGAGAagccttctgtctgtctgtgtctgtctgtcttcagggAGCTCAGCTGAGAAATCAGAGAGGAACTTGGAGGGGGCCCTGTCCCAGCAGCCTTGAACAACGCCTGCTCTGTAAGCTTCGGTCTGGACACACACCCCTCCATGAGGGTGTCCTGGAAGCCCTGGGGCCTTCACCTCAGAAAGCAACGGTGAGGCTAGGCAGGACTGTGATATAAATGAGCCCTTAGACTCCGAAGAGCCTGAAGTACACCCTGCTGGCTCAGTCTTGTCACTTCCAGGGCGTGCAGGAGGGCGTGCAGCAAGGTTCTTTTTGACAGGAACGGTTGCAAGGTGGGGTTAAAGCGGGCTGTGTTGCTAAATATACTCCAAACCAATAGTCTCAAATGCTAGAGGGAATGTGGCAGTACTGGATGAGGAGAGAGGAGGTTAAACAGCCCGAGAGAATGCCCATCTCCATATGTTCACACAGAAGCATCAGTCTGTGTAGCTCTCCATGATCCACAGTCTGGCAAGGACGTGGTTCTCAGGGACAGCCCTGATCCTGGAATCCTTTTCCCTCACTGATCAAGATGTTTCTAAGCCAAAtcttttcaaatgaaaacatttcttagGCTGAGccgtggtgtcacacacctttaatcctatcactcaagaggcagaagcaggctgatctctgagtttgaggccagcctggtctatagggtgagttccaggacaggctccaaagcaacagagaaaccctgtcgcaaaaaaaccaaagaccagaaaccaaacaaacaaacaaaaaaaaaaaacacaaccaaataacaagaaaaaaaattcctttctaAGCCTTCCAGAAGCCTCAAAGGATAAACCAGAGTCTGAAATGGTTAATTCCAAACATTTGTACTGGAAGGACTCCCAGAGCTTGGGGGAAAGCCTggaccacatttttaaaaaaatcaaaattacacATCTCTTCCTTGAAATGACACCTGGCAGACAGATGCTGTACATCTTCCtcgtggttttttttctttcatcttgcaAGCTTCAAGATGCGagatgtcctttaaaaaaataagcaattctctgCCCCCGCCCCCAGAGTACCACATGGACAGGTGCAAACTAGTCCTCTCCATATCAACATCATACACACCATCACCCCGAGGTGCCTCAACTTGTGAGCCGAGTTTTGTCTGGTTGTGTGATGCACTTTCTGACACTCTTTTGACTCTTGCTGTTCAAGTCAAGACACGGTTGCCAACTAGGGCTAACAAATGGTTTATTATCATTATTGAGATGGGAACTCACAGAAGAACCTGGGGTCCCTGGATGAGTGATGGGGAATCTGAACACCCCCTGAAACTttcagatcccagcattcagaaggaagGCCAGAACAGCTTCTCCAGAGGGGAGAGGGGTCGCCACAGCAGGGCAGGTACTCTGAGGGAACAGGTGGGAAGGACCAAGTTGGGCAGTTCACTCTGGGGTTGGTGAgcctttgaaaatgaaaatccaaACTGGGAATGAGACAGGATTCAGGCAACACAGCAACAAAGATGACCAGAGCGAGAGAACTGCCACTCCTCTCAGAACAGTTTTGAGGAGGCATTGCTAGAGGGCTGCCTTGGAGAAGAAATTTCTCAGGGGGCAAAGGCTTTTGCAGGGGCAAGAATAGTCAGGGGCAAGAAGGATCTTTGAGAGTCTGGGTTGGATGTTTGGGCTGAGCTACATCaaatgaagcagagaggaaaacctTCTTCCCTCACATCTACTCCGTGAACCCGCGCTTTTCCCGCGCTTCTCCCGCGCTTCTCCAGGTGGGTATCTGCAGCCTTTCTTGCCCTGGGGAAAATTAAGGAAACACCCCCATCTTCCCACGCCTATCAGTCTGTGAGAACAGCCAGTCTTAGCTGCCAGCTCTTAGAAAGCCGATGCACAGTCTGGGGCGAATCTGGGAGCACTGTCGCCCCGCGGCCGCTCCACCtctaccaccccccccccaggggAGGCTACCAGGACGAGGCAGAGCTCGCCTTTGGGGACCGGCCACAGAAAACCGAACTGTCGTCCCTGGAGAGCGAGGACGCCGAGCTGATCCTTTGCACCTGGCGCCCGGCGCGCGTGCACACCCCGAACCGGGCCCGGGCTCGGAACGAGCGGTCCAGTAGGAGGTAGATGATCGGGTTCGCACAGCTGTTGACGAAAGCCAGGCAGGTGGTGATAGCCAGACCCCAGCGCAGCGCCAGTAGCAGCGCGCAGGGCAGCGGCAGCGCCCGGAGGCGCGCCAGGTGGAAGACGGCGCGCAGGATGCCGAAGGGCAGCCAGGAGCCCACGAAGACGCTCTCCACGGCGAAGATGATGCGCAGCGAATTGCTCCGGGCCCTCCCCACGCGCGGCAGGCGGCGCGACACTCGGCAATAGAAGACCAGGGTGACCGCCAGGGGCAGCGCGAAGGtcagcagcaagagcagcaagccgAGGCCCTGGAGCGCATCAGATGGCTCCTCGGCGCACTGGCTGCCCACGCCGTCGGGGCTCGGCTGCAGCCGGCGATACAGCAAGGCTGGCAGAGCGGCCAGGAACGCCACAGCCCAGGCGCCGCAGCACGCGGCTCGCACACAGCGCGGGCTCCGCAGCGGCCGCGCTGTCAGCGGCCGGCCCACGGCCAGGTAGCGGTCCACGCTCATGCCCGCCAGCAGCAGCGCGCCCGCGCAGCGCGTGGCTGCCAGCGCGAAGCTGCTGAGTTTGCATAGGCCGTCGCCGAAGGGCCAGAGGCCGCCTTTGGCCTCCGCCGCGGCCCACAGTGGAAGCGTGAGTACAAAGCCCAGGTCGGCGGTCGCCAGGTGCAGCACGAAGGTGTCCACCAGCCGCCGCGGTCCCCGCTGCCTGATCAGCAGCCACACCACGAAGGCATTGCCGGGCATGCCCACAACGAAGGCCGCCAGGTAGAGCGCAGGGATGATGGCGTGGCTGTAGGGCAGGTTCCAGGCTAGGCAAAGCTCCATTTGATCCAGGGAGCCAGAGCCCGAATAGTAATAGTCCCAGAACGTCGTACCCCAGCTTTGTGTCCAGGCCTCGGTGGATTGCATGGCTAGGGTCACTGGGCCTGCGTGCACCCTGGCGCCGTGCAGCTCTCTCTGAGCAGGAGGGGCTTTGCTTTTCAAGGCCGGTGCCCAGCACTTCCCTTCCTGCCACCCCAGGCCGAGGCGAAGGGGTGAGCAGGAAGgtgaagggggagaagagtgtgGGCCGGGAGGGGCAGGCCTCTGTGATGGAAATGGTGGCTTCCAAGTTGGGGCTGGTCTAAAGGGGGCTTCATGTCCTTATGAACTGGGAGACCTGTGGCCATTCAGAGTTGATGGCTCATCATTTCTGGGAGCTCGGCCTATTATCTGGGGAGGAGGGGTGCGTGAAATCTGATATGGGGCGCAAGAGGCAGTGGGTGCCCTAAAGCATTTACCGGTTCTCCCCAGGGGTTGCTTTTGTTTTCGAGTGTTTGCAGAGGAGAAGACCAACCAGACACAAGGGCTTCTAACTAAGAAGATGCCTCAGTTTCTGTCTGTAATTTGCTCTGCCGTGTGGCACAAAGCGGGCCTGGAGGTTGAGGAACCCTCCCATGGTTCCTGATTAGGAATTGCTCCAGAGCTCCTGGACTAATTAGTTCTGGGATGAAGGGCTGGGTGTGTCATCTGGAGTGGCTTTCGGCCCTAGTCCAGTCCTCCTGGCGCCTGCGGAAGGGTTTTAAAGCTAGGGAGGGTAGATGCAGTTGTAATGCCCTGCTGGAAAGGGCCAGGGCCCTAGGTTAAccctcctcctttcccatccTTCAAAACCTTGCTGGGGTAACTCAAACAGGGTCATAACCTCGACGACACAAAATGGCCCCAAACAAAGCAACAGATTTGCTGTTCTAAATCATGAGACTGGAGTTCAGAGAGCCCTTACGGagtgaggggaaggagagggttcATGGATGGGTGTGCAGGATGCCTGAGCTCGCATGGGATGGCAAGAGGCAGGACGAGGGTGGGTGAGGGAAAACATGCTTTCTCACGGAGCTGCACACCAATTCTTAACAGACATCCATTGATGGGCTGTGTGGCAACTAATGTGAAGAATGTCTTCCCAGAGTCACGCCAGTTGTCACCAGAATGAGTGACTGATGCACCGAGCGACCCGGTGCTGGAAATTCCGGGGAGCTCGTCagttgtgtttgtttctgttccaTCAACAGTGACCTCTCTGTGTAGCGGGCATGGTTCTGTGCATTGCAAGAAATGCATCTTTACTTCCGATCCATaactgaggcagggagaggcaCAGGCCTTGTGTGCAATGGCCAACATGCCGTCATTCAAACTGTGGTCCATGTTTAAAGCAGAGTCTGCCTGGAGCTTAGAAGCAAGGGCCGTGCTGCTGGCGGGAAAAGGCCACTGAGGGGCAATGCTTCAGGTCAGGTCTAGGAAGAGGATAAAGGTAAAAAAGTGTGGTAGAACAGGGAGGGTGAGCCAGCCTAGGAGGGGATATAAGAGCAAGGACACTGCCACACCTAGGAAGACACCGGCAGACTGTGAGAGCCTAGGGTAGACGTGTAGGTGCGTGAGCGAGCGGCCAGCCGATGAAGCTGACAGCATCATGGTGTCTGATCCTGAAGGGCTTCGGGTGCAAGTCTGCTTTGGGAAAGCTCTGGCAGGACGTCACAGGAGGCTGTTGTATTTGGGACTGAAATAGGtgattatcattttattttgcagGAGGTCAGGTCTCCCCTTCATCAGGCAAGTGCACTGCCCCTGAGCTACATTCCAGCTCCTGACCTAGTGGCAGTAGGAAGAGGGTGTGTCAAGATGAGCACGGGTCTCCACACAGACAGCATTAGAGGTAGATTCCTCTTGTGAGGAGCAGCGTGGAAGATGTCTCTCTAAAGGGCCAGAGCACAGAagggcagctgtgtgtgtgtgcccagctTGACAGCGATTGGATGTAGGATGATGAAAAAAACTCATGATCCAAATCAAGAGGAAAAGAAGCGTGGTAGTAAAAGGTACTGTTCTGGACAGACTGGGCCACGGGATACCccaggctggtttttttttttttttgataatggAGCAGGGAGTAGGAAGATGGGATAGAGGGCTACATGTCCTCACGTTTCCATCCAAATCCAGAGTGAGGATTTTAagctagagagggagggggagccaGATTGCCTTTCTGTAATGGGAAAGAGCCTGCCTCTATCTGCAAAATCAGCCCATTAACTCAAAAGTGCAGAGCCTGGGTACATATCTAGTCTGTTCCtgacaagaattttttttccccttgggctGATGAGATGACTCGGTAGgcaaaggcgcttgccaccaagcccgagGAGCCGAGTTCAATCCCCTAACCTacatagtagaaggaaagaacctacTTCTGCAAGCTGTGTTCTGATCACACATGTgccatacacacatgcccacacacatactcGCATGCATTAAAGAAgcataatagtttttaaaagaatattcttCATATCAGTTATAAGCTGGGAAAGACAGTCAAGAGCTCAGGGAGTAAAGCTGGCTGATCTCTTCGTGGGATCCCCAGTTTCTAGGCTCGGGCTTTCTCTAAGAGGCCCTCTACCCACATggtgctgagctatctcccggCTGGCCACAGGGGCTACAGCCGCCTTCCCAGGAAGACCAGTGGGACAGAGCCTAGACAGAGGCCAGGCCCAGTGCTGGGAACTTCTACTGCTTTGCACATCTCAGTCTAGGGTTCAAAGAGCCCGAGTGATCATGGAAGCTGGAGACCAACAGCGAAGACACCACCAGGGAGAAGACAGATGGAGGCAGCTGcccagaggggaggggagcaagggGCAGAGGGGAAGCAGAAGTAGGTTGTTTACTGAAAAACACAGATCagtgcttcctggctgtggtcTCATACCCATGGGAAGTCTTCTGAGCTCATAGGGTGGATTTTCTCTGCTGGGGCCCAAGCCCAGTGGCTTTCCCCA contains:
- the Gpr25 gene encoding putative G-protein coupled receptor 25 is translated as MQSTEAWTQSWGTTFWDYYYSGSGSLDQMELCLAWNLPYSHAIIPALYLAAFVVGMPGNAFVVWLLIRQRGPRRLVDTFVLHLATADLGFVLTLPLWAAAEAKGGLWPFGDGLCKLSSFALAATRCAGALLLAGMSVDRYLAVGRPLTARPLRSPRCVRAACCGAWAVAFLAALPALLYRRLQPSPDGVGSQCAEEPSDALQGLGLLLLLLTFALPLAVTLVFYCRVSRRLPRVGRARSNSLRIIFAVESVFVGSWLPFGILRAVFHLARLRALPLPCALLLALRWGLAITTCLAFVNSCANPIIYLLLDRSFRARARFGVCTRAGRQVQRISSASSLSRDDSSVFCGRSPKASSASSW